The region TTAGCTGTAGCCTTGGCTTCCTCGTTGCTGTGACTGTCCCTCCACGTGTTTACTTCTGTAGGAAGCAGAACTGCAGGAAATGAATGTATGAAATGCTAGTGGTGAAATCTGGACAGTGAAGTCACAGATGACCTTAAATCAAACCGAACAGCACAGATGGCTCAGGCCCTCATCTATATTCCATATTTGTTAAAGGGAGGTTGGTGCCGACCTGGAACACGGCAAACCTGGCATTTAGAAGAGACTGAAGCCAGAGCAGATAAACAATCAttagaaacatttattcaatCACCAAAAATGTATTAACTGAATCCCCAGTGTTTTGCACTGGGGAGACAGAAGTGATATAGGCAAGATATTttaggagaggagagagaacatGTGAGTTAACATGTGCAGCAAGTGTGACAAGGATACTAATGGAGAGGTACCCTCCATACAGTGTAGCGCCCAGGATGGATGAAGTACTCTCCTCCACTTGGGAGGTTCAGGGAAGCTTCTCATCAGAGAAACACGTTTTGAAATGAATGTAGAAGTATACTAAACTGTCCatcatatatatattaaaaatccaGTGTTGGCCAAGAGGCATTTTCCCATACAGCTGAATTTTCTGAACTTACTTTGTGCTTCCTAAAATGACATGGATTCTATGGCCACAATGTCTGGAACCtcagttttgaaaattttataactGGAGGGAACTTGACAGCTAGGAAGTGGAGTCACTTAGAGGCATCTGCACTCACCTATCTGGCAGTTGATACTGGTTATTGCTGTCACCCTCTGTTAGAGCCTGGTCATGCTTTATTGGTCAAAGTCACCTTAACCCTTCCATACTCAAAGGTACAGGACATAAATCCCACTTTTCAATGGGAAGAATATCAAAGAACTTGCAGATATGATATAGACCCAATAAGACCTTGTATGGACATCACTTCTATCTCCCCAGCAACTGTCAACTGAAACACCTCCATATGGCATCTCCATGTGACTTGGTTTTCACAGCATGGTGACTTCAGAGTAATCATACTTCTTACATGGTATCATCCGTGCTACAAAAGCAAGTTTACAGCAAACAAGGCAAAAGCTGCATCACTTTTCATGACCCAGCCTCAGAAGCCACTCCCTCCTTCTCAATGCTACTATTGTGCCCAGGATACCCTTTGTCACACTGTATTGGTCCAATCAGTCACTAGCCCTTTCAGGTTCAAAGAAAGAGGACATTGATCCCCACCTATTGATGAGAGGAATACCAAAAAATTTGTGGATATGTTTTAAACTCTCCTTAGCCAACCATCTATGAAATCACAACTGTTGAATACCCACCTATTGACTAACCAGGGGGTAATAATTCCAAaggcatttgttcattcatttattcatcaaaaatGGATTGAGTGCTTACATTGGACTGGCACAGAAGTTCTGGAATACAgacatgaaaaccaaaaatatgcAAATGATTACATAATTACTTTGATATGTAAATTTAGATGAGATGGCCAGGAAATGTCTATCTGATGTCAAATTTAAGTAGAGAGCAGAAGGATAGGAAGGAGCCAATTACATCAAGTTTTGGGGAAGAGTATCCTaagcagagggaatagcatgtgcaaacATTCTAAGCCACAAACAGTTTTACAGATGTAAGAAACTGAAAGAAGGTCCAATGTGGCCAGAGCACATGAGAATAATGGTACATGGTGAAGTTGGAGTGGTAGTAGGGGCCAAACTCTTCACAGTTTAGTAGGTACAGCCCCCCTTAGCCTGCCATCTAGtcctatgagggtacttcacaaagtttgtggaaaaatatatataaatctttctgtgaacctTTTCGAGTACTCTCATATTAAGCATCCTCTTCGTTTACCTTCGCATTACTTGTTGTCAGAAATATCTTAGTaagaaaaacattggaattaaataaagagggaaggaaatatgGTTTTTTGCTGAAAGAGTAAGGTGGATCCAGACTGGTTGTATTGTTTGGGCTTCTGTTAAAAGCCAGGTGTTGGAAAGCAGGGTCCAAACTTTCCATAAAGCTACTGGGTCAGCTAGCATATGAAATACCTTGGTGCCCAAATTGTATTTTGTTGGTCAAAGATGATAGTAAACTGAGACCCTGGTGAAACTGAGAGGCCTCAGAGCTTGGACTCCATCTTTTTAGTCTCTGCTTTCAGCTGTCAGACCACTTACCAGTTAGATACCTCCCTGGTTTATACTTGCTTACTATATCGAAGCAGGAAAGGGCCCAATAACATccagtaatgatgatgatgataactacAAAAATAATGATTAACATATATCGAATACCTCTTATGTGCCAAGAATTTTACATGCAttgtctcttttaatcctcacaacaccttGTAAGGTAAGGTAGTAgtagtatttccattttacacatgagagaTTTGAAGATCAGGGAAGCTCAGTTACTTACTTGTCACAGAGCCACGACTCACAAACTCGTCTGTCTAAGGGTTAGCCCACTCTTTTAAGTACTATTGAATACCGTAATTCTACCAGATAGTGACAAATACAATTAAGCACCTGGAAATTTTGCATATGCAGTAACTCTAAAGATGAATCTTTACCTGATTTCCTATTTTTATCCAGATATCTGGCTTCATATAGGCCAAACTGAACTGCATCCTGTGCAAAACTATCTACCCTTTCTCAAGGCATTGCCTTCATATCCTAATTAAGGCATTTCTCAAACAATTTCTTATTTGCATTCTGATTTAAGAATCAAGTCTTGAAATTTACACAAACCACCATTTTGAGCTTTGGTTATCCTTGAAGAGCATGGCATGTAATCAGCCTGCTTAAATACTTTGAATTAAGTTATATGCAGAGAACAGCTTGCCTTTTAATAGATTTCCTTACCTGGTCTCAGTGGGGCCTTGTCTCACgtactgaaaaaaagaaacccaattaGCTCTAATTTATGCTCTCCATGGACGTGTTGCGTTCTCATTGGCAGATGGCAGCTGGTGTTGTAGAAGAAGCAATGACTCTTAAATATTCCAGGTAAAGTTATCTTTCCCCCTTCTTTACCACACTAGTTTTTTCCCAGTGCGTCATGCAACACACGTATCTCCAAGACCCATAACTCTAGAGTTATGAAATATGAGTATTAGAAATTGATGATCTCCTCAACAGAGGCCAGTCCTATCCCCAGAAGTTCAAGCCACTCGATCTTTTCTTGGCTTTGTTTAGTTGAACAGACATTTACTGGGTGCAGACTCTATGTCTGAGACTGTAGGTGGTCCACTGGTTAGACTAGAGAGTTTTCAAGGTAAATTCACCTGAACCTTATCCTTTTTGTGCCCAGAGGAGTGCTATGAACATAGGTGTTtatacttaattttatatttaacatattcatatgttaaatgtttatttaacaaataagttaaagatgaatgaatgaatgaatgatttaggCTGCCTTTTCAAGAGCTCAAAGCCATGCTGGTCCCTGACCCTAAGAGGAAATGCTCAAGATTCTCCACAAATTCTACTGTCAAATTTGCCCCAACATAAATCTCATACTTCTAGAACTGGAACTATCCTGAAGGCATTATGTAGTTCGGCCTCTACTTTAGGCAGGTGAACAACTACCCTGTAGGATCAATAGCAGCATGAATTCATTATTAAGTGGAGAGGCAGATACATATACAAACAGTTATTGTACGATGTAATCATTGCTAAAATAGAAATATGTGCAAAGTGCTTTAGtagcacagaaaaaaagagagcctAACTTTAGAGGGGTGGTGAAGGATCAGGGAGTGTTTTACAGAGTTTGTGACATTTGGGATTTAATATTTGAAGGATGAAAGGAGGAGTGAGGCAGAGGTAAAAgtggaaacagcatgtgcaaagtgATGGAGTCACAAAGAATACGAGACCTTTATTCTCTTCCTAATTAGGGATCCTTGTGGCAGAGGCTGATTAAACACCACAGGGATGTGCACATATTTCTGTTATAGGAAGATCACTCTGGTGATAGTGTAAGAAAGAGCCTAGGAAACCATTCTCACTTCATGCGAGCTCCTTGCTAGCCTTTATGGTTGTATTACAATGGTGTAATGAGAAGAGCATCAGACATAAAGCTTGTACTTGTCCCCCTAGGGTTTTCCATTCTAGAAATGGGAACACACCAAGTTGATGGTAATTGTTATGCTTGGTGGATGTTGAGCTATCCTATCATGGATGATGGTAACAAGTGTTAAGTCAAACATCTATGCTAGACACATTATTTTGGTATTTAGGGCACTATAGGGGAAGTACAGAAGTACTAAGTGACAAGATTTCCACTCTCAGAGAGCTTATAACTTGCCTGTGATAGAAAAGAAGCCTGCCAAGTGTCTAGAAGTGCTTCCATGCTGGTATATAAAAGTGGGCTGTCTAACATTTCCATTGTTTGCATAATTTACAATGATTTGTTTAATTCTGATGACTTTTCATAAGTAATTTGTTTACATGATCCCCATCTCAAAAGGTACACCTCCTCTCCATTTAGTTTCTTTACCAAGAGGCAACCAATACACCCAGTTCATATGGATCTTTCCAGAACAGTCTATGCATCTATAgttaagtataaatatatttcctttaccTTTTCTGCACAAAAGGTGCCATACTATACACATCGCACTACATCTTATTCTTTTGCACGCACAGTATATCATGGAAATCTTACCATATCAGCATATGCAGAAatgattcttttttgttgtttatttttgtttgcttatggATGTATTGTAGTCCATTGGGTGGATGTGCTTTAATTTATTAAACCAGTTAGGTTGcttttaatcttttgtttttacaaattaatccagaataaaaaactaaaactaaattttaatccCTAGACATTTTTATCTCATGCATTTTTATCAAGACTTTAGCTGCTCTGTACTGGCCAAGCACCAAAACGACGACAACAACAACAGAACTTcagatggggaaaggagagagactaggatttaaatttgaaattgcactacattacttttttccttcttcttgccTCCTACCTTACCCATGCTCCCCTAAGGAAAGTCATCTGCGGTAATGTCTTCTGTAGTCTAAGAAAATTGTTTGGGCACCCTCAGACTTTGGGTTTCTCTCAGTTGGTGGAAAGACCATGGGTTTGGTGCTAGGCAAGTCTTGGGTTCAAATTCAAATTCTGGTTTAATTACTGTCTAGCTTGATGGTCTTGAGCAAGTGCATTAGTCTTTGAGTCCCGGTTGTGATATCTGTAAAACATAGACAATGACAGTAGCTACCTCACATCGTTGCTGTGAGGATGTAGCACAACAGTCCGTGCAAAGGACTTatcatagtgcctggcatggaaAACTCATCAATTTCACAGTAACTATTACTATAGAAAGATTTCCACTTTGTTGAGGTTTTCAGAAAGTGCCAAAGCAACTAGAAAATTCAAACTTTCTTTTGACCAGGTCTACATCCCTCATTGCACCAATTTTCTCAGAGCTACCTTCACATCCTTGTTCCTTAGGGTATAAATGACAGGGTTGAGGGCAGGGGTAAGCACTGTATACAGAAGGGAAAGCAACTTTAATAAGTCTTCATACTGAGGCCCTGATGGGAAGCCATAGACAATGCCCAGTGTCACATAATAGAGACTGACCACTGTCAGGTGAGAGGAACAGGTAGCGAAGGCCCGCTGCTTCCCTGTGGCAGAAGGAATCCTCAGAATGGTGGAAATGATGTGAGTATAAGAAGCCAGGGTCAGCAGGAAAGGGCCAAGGGCAAATAAAGAAGTGCATATAAAAGAGGTCATCTCAGCTATTTGAGTATCAGTGCAGGCCAGTTTCATGATGGGCTTCAAATCACAGAAGAAGTGGTCAATCTCATTGGAGGAACAGAATGTTAAACGAAAAGTGAGAACCATGAGAAGGATGGGTGCCAGAAATCCACCCACCCAGGAGGCAGCAGCTAGCTGTAAGCAGCCCCAGTGGTCCATGATGGTGAAGTAGTGCAATGGGTTACAGATGGCTATATAGCGGTCATAAGACATTACAGCCAGGAAAAAGCATTCTGTAGCCACCAAggaggcaaaaaaataaaactggcaaGCACAGGTTAGGAAAGAAATAGGCACATGAGCTGATAACAGTGTTCTCAGCATCATGGGCTCAATGGTAGTGGTATAGCCAATCTCTAGGAAGGAGAAGTGCCCAAGAAAGAAATACATGGGTGTGTGAAGGGAGCGATCAATTGATACCACAGTTAGGATCACAATGTTGCCCATAAGAGTCACTATATAGACAGCCAGAAATATcccaaaaagaagaaattgaaggcCATGGAGATCCCCAAAACCCAAAAGGATAATTTCTGAAATTTgagtcttattttcttcttcagtgaTAGCCCATGATTtggatctaaaaataaataaataaaaacttgaagAATACCATTGATCAAAtgctatttttagaaaaaaatcaaacttcttAGAGATTTCATACATACTAAGCATAATTGGCTTCTTTCTGGAAGTTCAGGATTCTTAAAACTTAATTAATACATTTGACCACAGTCCTCCAGGGGCCATTTGGAAAGTTAATCCATGACTTCAATTATCCCATCATGTTTAGAATATATAGGCTCTTGAAATTGTGACTATGACacataaatatgcattttttttctaattttttttttgaaaaatagggGGAAAATGTTCAATTCTTAGAGATCTTACTCTGGTTGTTTCTACTGGTGCTGGTGGTGTTATTATCAACAATAAGTATTCCTAGTTGCTTATGTGTAAATTGCATAAGATCTATAATCAAATCTGTTTCCTGTTTAATACTAATTAAATTACATGTATTGTATTTCATCATGACAAAGGATGtctaattcttaaaatttatttgataGTAAGTTCTCTAAACTTAAGTAGAGGAGGCATAGTGGAGCAGGGCTGAAATAGTGGTGATGAGGAGATGGTACAGAATAGTGAAAAGAGACAAGCCTGAattaaaatcccagctctgccattttctggtTGTATGCCTCACAGCAAGTCACATTGCTTCTCTgacagtttcttcatctacagaATAGCATATTAATTCTGTGTAACAAGTTTTATACAATTACCAGTTCATACTAGGCACTTAATACTTCATTcatctgttcaacaaatattgattgagtgcctactatgtaccaaACTCTTTGATAAGTGCTTAgaataaaatagtgaaaaaggcaattttttaaaaaaagtcaggaATACTCCCTATCTCCTGGAGTTAACTTTCTAGtgggagagaaagacaaaaaaacaaggaaagataCACATAAAAGAATTTTGAGTTGTTTACTATGAATGTAACAAACAACGACTCCAAATAGGAAATATGCTGTGTGTGCGTGCACCTGGGAGAGGGGTGTATTGGTTGAGGAGGTCAAGAAAAGCCTAAAAAATCGAGACCTAAAAAAATGGGAAGGAGACAGTAATGCAAaagttgggagtgggggtggggaaggacatTCTAGGTAGAAGGAATTGGCCTCGACCAAGGAAAGATTGAGTGttagaaaaactaaattaaacTAAACAAGAGCAGTATATGGtggagagatagagacagaggaagggaggggagagagagaaagagagaaaaagagagacagaaataggAAAGGGCCAGAGAATTCAGATTCTTCCAGGCCATGCTatagaatttaaattttactgtAGGAATCCCCTGGAGGGTGATAGGCAGCAATGTGATCAAATTTACAgcttaaaatcactttttttctgcTGTATAATAAGTGAATTAGAGGGAGAATTTAATGGACAGTGTGAGACAGTTAAAGACTATTTCAGTGGACTAGGTGGGCGATGATAGTAAACCTGAATGAGGTGGTTGCAGAAAAGATGGAGAGAAGACAGATTCAAGACACAGTTTGAAGGCAGAAATGACAGGACTTACTGACACATTAGATATAAGGAGTGATGAAAAGTGAACTATTAGAGATGACGCATGGGTTTCTGGTATGAGTAACTGGTGACATTTACTTAGATGATGAAGATTATGGGGAGAGAAAATTTCAGGGAGACATAAGTTCAATTTGTATTAAGTTTAAGATGTCTGTAAGAATTCTGGGTGGATAAGAGAAGCAGACAGCTGGATTTGAGAGGATGCAGCCCAGAAACGAGGGCTGGACTAGGATATAAATTTAAGAGTTATTGGAATATAGATAACATTTAAAGCCATAGAAATGGATCAGATGAACTACAGAGAGATTATAGATATATAAACATGCCCTACACTGAACATTAGGACCCTCTTTCTCTTAGGTCTGACAGAGGAGGAGAAGCCAGAAAAGGAGATTGAAAAGGAGGAGTCCGTGAGGTAGGAGGAAATAGAATAACAGAATTCCTGTTTCAAAAGAATTAATTGTGTTAAAAGCTGTTGTGAGATTAAGACGCAGACATAGAATAGTCTCTTATACTTGGATACGTGGCTAATAGATTCAGTGGAGTGATGGAGACTGAAGGAGAGCAGAGAAATTGGGTGGCAACTACAGAGAGATGAGCATGAACcctacctctttttttctttttaattagttaatttagtattattgttattattttacattctaagatgttgcagagcagttggggggaggggtggaagggaaagggaagggacacacggtgggaggaggaggaaggagggagggtggggcatGCTCGAGGACCTTGGTACCgctctcattctggcaggggagcccagggggcttctgctGGCAGCTTGGTGGTAGTAGTTGGGCTGGATATGGACATGGAGGAGCATGGCTCACAGGCTCACAACCTCGGTGCCCCTCAACCTCCCTTTTGTATGCTGATGAGAAGGATCCAGCACAGAGGGGATATTGACAATGCATATGTAAAAGAGAAGCTAATTTGGAGAGTGAAATTGTTTAGGAAGTGAAAGGGGATGGGATACAGAGCCCAAGGGGAGGGATTAACCTTTGATAAGGGCAGGAGCACTTCCTCTTTTTAACAGGAGGAAGGCCAGAGAAAATAGACGCTGTTGTAGTTAA is a window of Cynocephalus volans isolate mCynVol1 chromosome X, mCynVol1.pri, whole genome shotgun sequence DNA encoding:
- the LOC134368434 gene encoding olfactory receptor 10A4-like, producing the protein MRVEIAAWCGGFHVVPRVKGVARQASDDHELGSCEEESCSRSKSWAITEEENKTQISEIILLGFGDLHGLQFLLFGIFLAVYIVTLMGNIVILTVVSIDRSLHTPMYFFLGHFSFLEIGYTTTIEPMMLRTLLSAHVPISFLTCACQFYFFASLVATECFFLAVMSYDRYIAICNPLHYFTIMDHWGCLQLAAASWVGGFLAPILLMVLTFRLTFCSSNEIDHFFCDLKPIMKLACTDTQIAEMTSFICTSLFALGPFLLTLASYTHIISTILRIPSATGKQRAFATCSSHLTVVSLYYVTLGIVYGFPSGPQYEDLLKLLSLLYTVLTPALNPVIYTLRNKDVKVALRKLVQ